The nucleotide window CCACCAGGGGTACCTCGATGTCGCCGGTATCGGTGGCGACGACGACGGTGTCGCCGTCGGCCACACCGACCTCGGCCGCCGTCGCTGCGGACAACCGGGCGACCGCAGGTCGCCGGGTCGCCGCCAGGAACGGCTCGTCGTCCTGCAACCGGCCCAGGTCCAGCAGCTGCGCCCAGGTCGACAGAACCGCCTGTCCGGCAACCGGTTGCGGCGACGGGACCGGTACGGCGGCCGGCTCCGGCGCCCGAGGACCGCTCCAGGCGCCGAGTGCATCGACCTCGGTACGAAGCGACCCGAGGTCGCCTCGTCCCATCGGGCGGTCCATGGCCTCGGCGAGCATCGCGAGCACCCGGGCATCGGTGAAGGCAGCGGAGTCGCGCATCACCTTGCCGAAGGGCCGGACCCGGCCCTCGTGGTTGACGAACGTGCCGGCCTTCTCGGTCACGACAGCCACCGGCAGCACGACGTCCGCCCGGTCGGTGACCGCGGTGTTGCGGGTTTCCAGGCTGACCAGGAACGGCGCCGCGTCCAGCGCCGCGAGCAGCGCCGCCGGGTCCGGGTCGTCCGCCGGTTCGAGACCGGCGACCAGCAGCGCCTGCACCGCGGCCGGCAGCGGCTTGCCGTCCTCGTCGAGATCGGTAGCGAGGGCCGCGGCCACGATCGCGGTGGCGTCGCGACCCGGCGTGGTGGGCAGTTCGTCGGCCTGCACACCCCACGCGGCCGCCACCTCGGTCCGGCCGCGCTCGTCGGTCAGCGGGCGGCCGCCGGGCAGCAGACCCGGCAGCAGCCCGGCATCCACCGCGCCGCGTTCGCCGGCACGCCGGGGGATCCACGACCACGCCGCACCGGTCGCCCGGGTCAGCGCGACCAGCGCGGTGAGCGCGCCGGGCGCCTCCGCCAACCGCGGGCCGGCCAGGATCACCGCGCCCGGCTCCCGCAGTGCCGTGGCCAACGCGGCCACGGCGCCGTCGGGCGTCCCGTGCTCGCCGGCGAGGGCGGTCAGCACCGTCGCCTCCTGCCCGGGGACGGTCGGCAACAGGGTGCCGGCCGCCTTGTGCAGGCCGCGAGAGGCGTACGGCGCTATCGAGAACACCCGCTGGCTGCGGTCACGGGCAGCCCGCCGTAGCCGCAGGAAGACCGACGGCGATTCGTCCTCCGGGTCGAGCCCGACCAGCAGCACGGTGGCCGCCGCGGAGATGTCCGAGAACGTGACACCGAGGCCACGACCGGCGACCTGCCCGGCCAGGAAGTCGGCCTCCTCGGCCGACCGCGCCCGAGACCGGAAGTCCACGTCGTCGGTGCCGAGCACGGCACGGGCGAACCTGCTGTAGGCGTAGGAGTCCTCGAGCGTGAGCCGCCCGCCGGTCAGCACGCCGACCCGGCGACCGGCCGCCGCCAAACCGCGAGCGGCGGCATCGATCGCCTCGGGCCACGACGCGACCCGCAACTCGCCGTCCTCACGGATCATCGGCCGGGTGATCCGGTCGTCATCGAGGTAGGCGAACGCGAACCGGCCCTTGTCGCAGTTCCACTCCTCGTTGACCTCCGGGGTGTCCCAGGCGAGGCGGCGCAGGACCGAACCACGCCGTTCGTCGGTCCGCAGGCCGCAACCGCCGGCGCAGTGCTCGCACACCGTCGGGGTGGACACCAGGTCGAACGGCCGGGAACGGAAGCGGTACCGCGCACTGGTGAGCGCGCCGACCGGGCAGATCTGCACGGTGTTGCCCGAGAAGTACGAGTTGAACGGCGTATCCGGGGAGATGCCGACCTGCTGCCGGGCGCCGCGCTCCAGCAACTCGATGAACGGATCGCCGGCGATCTGCTCGGCGAATCGGGTGCACCGGGCGCAGGACACGCAGCGCTCGCGGTCGAGCAGCACCTGGGCGCTGATGTTGATGGGCTTGGGGAAGGTCCGCTTGGCACCGTCGAACCGGCTCTGCGCGCGGCCGTTGCTCATCGCCTGGTTCTGCAGCGGGCACTCGCCGCCCTTGTCGCAGATCGGACAGTCCAGCGGGTGGTTGATGAGCAGGAACTCCATGACGCCGCGTTGCGCGGCGTCGGCCACCTCGGAACTGACCTGCGTCTTGACCTGCATCCCGTCGGACACCGTGATCGCGCACGCCGGCTGCGGTTTGGGCTGCCCGACGATCTCCACCAGGCACATCCGGCACGCCGCGACCGGGTCCAGCAACGGGTGGTCGCAGAAGCGCGGCACCTGGACGCCGACCAGTTCGGCGGCGCGGATGACGAGCGTGCCCTTGGGGACGCTCAGGGCGACACCGTCGACCGACACCGTCACCAGGTCGGCCGGCGGTTCGGCGGGTACGCCCGCGGGGGCGTTGGTCGTGACGGTCATCGGCTCGCGGCTCCGGCGAAGACGGTGGCGGCAACGGGGTCGAACAGCTCGTCGGCTGCGGTGTGAGTTCCGGCCAGGAACTCGTCGCGGAAGAACTTCATGGCCGCCGGGTACGGCGTGGCCGCCGCATCGCCGAGGGCGCAGAACGACCGGCCGGCGATCTGGCCGCACAGCTCGGCGACGGTGTCGAGCTCGGCCTCGGTACCCCGGCCGTGCTCGAAACGTTCGAGCAGGTCGGTGATCCAGTACGTGCCTTCCCGGCACGGCGTGCACTTGCCACAGGATTCGTGCTTGTAGAACTCAAGCCAGCGGGTGACCGCCTTGACGACGCTCACCGTCTGGTCGAACACCATCGGGGTCGCGGTGCCCAGCATGGTCCCGGCGGCGGCCATGTCCTCGTACGTCATGGGCAGGTCGAGGTGTTCGGCGGTCAGCATCGGCACGCTGGAGCCGCCGGGCAGCCAGAACTTCACCTCGCCGCCATCGCGCATCCCGCCGGCGTGCTCGAGCAGTTCCCGCATCGTGATGCCCAGCGGCGCCTCGTAGATGCCCGGGTTCACCACGTGACCGGAGACCGCGAACAGTTTGAAGCCCGGCGACTTCTCCGTGCCGAAGGACCGGAACCAGTCCGCGCCGCCGCGCACGATGTACGGGATGTTGGCGATGGTCTCGACGTTGTTGATGACCGTCGGGCCGCCGTACAGGCCCGCGACGGCGGGGAACGGCGGCTTGAGCCGCGGCTGGCCGCGCCGGCCCTCCAGCGAGTCCAGCAGCGCGGTCTCCTCACCGCAGATGTACGCGCCGGCGCCGGCGTGCACGACGATGTCCAGGTCGAAGCCGCTGCCGAGGATGTCGTTGCCGACGAAACCCGCGGCCCGGGCCTCGGCGACCGCGGCACGTACCCGGCGGATCGGGTGCGGCACCTCGCCGCGGATGTAGATGAACGCGTGGTTGGCCCGGATCGCGTACGACGCCAGGATCACGCCTTCCACCAGCGCGTGCGGGTTCGCGAGCATCAGCGGGATGTCCTTGCACGCCCCCGGCTCGGACTCGTCGGCGTTCACCACGAGGTAGTGGGGCCGGCCGTCGCCCTGCGGGACGAAACTCCACTTCATGCCCGTGGGGAAGCCGGCGCCGCCGCGCCCGCGCAACCCGGTGTCCTTCACCAGGTTGATCAACGCGTCGGGGCCGCCGGCGAAGGCTGTCGCGAGCGCGTCGTAACCGCCGTGCCGGCGGTAGCCGGCCAGCGTCGCGGCGTCGGCGTCGTCCCAGTGCGCGGTCAGGACTGGAGTCAGCGGCATCTCAGGAACCTTCCGCCGACGTGGCCGGGGCTGCCGTACTGGACTGGCCCGGCATCGCCGGTGCGCTCTGGCCCAACGCTTTCGCGCGTCGCAGACCGGCAAGCATGAGGTCGTCGGCGGCACCGCCGGCCGCGGCCAGACCGTCGTCGTCGAACCCGGCCAGGGTGCGCTCGGTGGCGACGAAGTCCCGAATGGCCGGCCCGCGGGTCGACTGCACCTGCTCGCCGCGGGCGAGCCGGTCGACGACGTCGAGCGCGTCGCTGACGGTCACCCGGTCGACGAACTCCCAGTCCACCGTCATGACCGGAGCGTGGGTACACGCGGCCTGACATTCGATGTGCTCGAGGGTGAAGCTGCCGTCGGCGGTCGACTCGTCGTGCCCGATGCCGAGCCGGTCGGACAGCGCGCGGTAGACGTCGTCGCCGCCGAGCAGGCCGCACAAAGTATTCGTACACACCCCGATGTGGTGCGTGCCGACCGGACGCCGCTTGTACATCGTGTAGAAGGTCGCCACCGCAGCCACTTCCGCGGTGGTGAGCCCCATCACCTCGGCGCACAGCGCGATGCCGGCGGCGGACACGACGCCCTCGTCCGCCTGGACCAGATGCAGCAACGGCAGCAACGCCGAGCGGCTCTGCGGGTAGCGCGCCGCGATCGCCGCCGCCTGGGTCCGCGTCGTCTCGGTCAGCGCCATACCGCCACTCCCGTCCTGCTCGTCATCGGTCGACCCCGCCCATCACCGGGTCGATACTGGCGACCGCGGCGATCACGTCGGCGATCAGGCCGCCCTCGCACATCGCCGGGACCGCCTGCAGGTTGGTGAACGACGGGTCCCGGTAGTGCACGCGGTACGGCCGGGTCCCGCCGTCGCTGACCAGATGGACCCCGAGTTCCCCACGGGGCGCCTCCACCGTGGAGTACACCTGGCCCGCCGGGACCCGGAAACCTTCGGTCACCAGCTTGAAATGGTGGATGAGGGCCTCCATCGAGGTCCCCATGATCTGGCGGATGTGCTCCAGCGAGTTGCCCATCCCGTCGCCGCCGAGCGCCAGCTGCGCCGGCCACGCGATCTTCTTGTCTCCCACCATGACCGGCCCGGGCTCGAGCCGGTCCAGCGCCTGCTCGACGATGCGCAGCGACTGCCGCAGCTCGGCGAGCCGGATCAGGAACCGGCCGTAGGCGTCGCAGCTGGTCTCGGTCGGGACCTCGAAATCGAACGTCTCGTAGCCGCAGTACGGCGTGAGCTTGCGCAGGTCGTGCGCCAGCCCGGTGGCTCGCAGCACGGGCCCGGTCACGCCCAGCGCCATGCAGCCGGTGAGGTCGAGGTAGCCGACGTCCTTGGTCCGGGCCAGCCAGATGCTGTTGCCCACCAGCAGGTCCGAGGTATCGAAGAAGCGCTTGTGCAGCAGCGCGACCGCGTCGCGGATCTTCTCGACCGCGCCCTCGGGGAGGTCCTGCGCGAGGCCACCGGGCCGGATGAACGCGTGGTTCATCCGCAGTCCGGTCACCAGCTCGAAGATGTCCAGCACGGTCTCCCGCTCACGGAAACCGAAGATCATCGCGGTGAGCGCGCCGAGTTCCATGCCGCCGGTCGCCAGCGCCACCAGGTGCGACGAGATCCGGTTGAGCTCCATGAGGATGACGCGGATCAGCGTGGCGCGGGCGGGCACCTCGTCGGTGATGCCGAGCAGCTTCTCCACGCCCAGGCAGTACGCCGTCTCGTTGAACAGCGGCGCGAGGTAGTCCATCCGCGTCACGAACGTGACGCCCTGCGTCCAGGACCGGAACTCGAGGTTCTTCTCGATCCCGGTGTGCAGGTAGCCGATCCCGCACCGCGCTTCGGTGACGGTCTCGCCTTCGATCTCGAGGATGAGCCGCAGGACGCCGTGGGTCGAGGGGTGCTGCGGACCCATGTTGACGACGATGCGTTCCTGCTCGCCCTCGGCCGCCGGCTCGATGGTGTCCCAGTCCTGGCCGGACACCGTGTAGACCCGGCCCTCGGTCGTGTCGTACGCCGAGGAATAGGCGTCCGCGGTATCGGCCGCCGACGAGTAGGTGACGTGATCGGTGGACATCAGTGGTAGGCCCTCCGCTCGTCCGGCGGTGCGATCGTGGCGCCCTTGTACTCCACCGGAATGCCGCCCAACGGATAGTCCTTGCGCTGCGGGTGGCCGGGCCAGTCGTCGGGCATCTGGATGCGGGTCAGCGCCGGATGCCCGTCGAACACGATGCCGAAGAAGTCGAACGTCTCACGCTCGTGCCAGTCGTTGGTCGGGTAGACCGAGACGATGGACGGCACGTGGGGGTCGGCGTCCGGGCAGGACACCTCGACCCGGATCCGCCGGGCGTGGGTGAT belongs to Actinomycetota bacterium and includes:
- a CDS encoding NADH-quinone oxidoreductase subunit G, which produces MTVTTNAPAGVPAEPPADLVTVSVDGVALSVPKGTLVIRAAELVGVQVPRFCDHPLLDPVAACRMCLVEIVGQPKPQPACAITVSDGMQVKTQVSSEVADAAQRGVMEFLLINHPLDCPICDKGGECPLQNQAMSNGRAQSRFDGAKRTFPKPINISAQVLLDRERCVSCARCTRFAEQIAGDPFIELLERGARQQVGISPDTPFNSYFSGNTVQICPVGALTSARYRFRSRPFDLVSTPTVCEHCAGGCGLRTDERRGSVLRRLAWDTPEVNEEWNCDKGRFAFAYLDDDRITRPMIREDGELRVASWPEAIDAAARGLAAAGRRVGVLTGGRLTLEDSYAYSRFARAVLGTDDVDFRSRARSAEEADFLAGQVAGRGLGVTFSDISAAATVLLVGLDPEDESPSVFLRLRRAARDRSQRVFSIAPYASRGLHKAAGTLLPTVPGQEATVLTALAGEHGTPDGAVAALATALREPGAVILAGPRLAEAPGALTALVALTRATGAAWSWIPRRAGERGAVDAGLLPGLLPGGRPLTDERGRTEVAAAWGVQADELPTTPGRDATAIVAAALATDLDEDGKPLPAAVQALLVAGLEPADDPDPAALLAALDAAPFLVSLETRNTAVTDRADVVLPVAVVTEKAGTFVNHEGRVRPFGKVMRDSAAFTDARVLAMLAEAMDRPMGRGDLGSLRTEVDALGAWSGPRAPEPAAVPVPSPQPVAGQAVLSTWAQLLDLGRLQDDEPFLAATRRPAVARLSAATAAEVGVADGDTVVVATDTGDIEVPLVVTEMPDRVVWLPENSPSSTVRATLAAGHGSVVRLGRRGQA
- the nuoE gene encoding NADH-quinone oxidoreductase subunit NuoE → MALTETTRTQAAAIAARYPQSRSALLPLLHLVQADEGVVSAAGIALCAEVMGLTTAEVAAVATFYTMYKRRPVGTHHIGVCTNTLCGLLGGDDVYRALSDRLGIGHDESTADGSFTLEHIECQAACTHAPVMTVDWEFVDRVTVSDALDVVDRLARGEQVQSTRGPAIRDFVATERTLAGFDDDGLAAAGGAADDLMLAGLRRAKALGQSAPAMPGQSSTAAPATSAEGS
- the nuoF gene encoding NADH oxidoreductase (quinone) subunit F, whose product is MPLTPVLTAHWDDADAATLAGYRRHGGYDALATAFAGGPDALINLVKDTGLRGRGGAGFPTGMKWSFVPQGDGRPHYLVVNADESEPGACKDIPLMLANPHALVEGVILASYAIRANHAFIYIRGEVPHPIRRVRAAVAEARAAGFVGNDILGSGFDLDIVVHAGAGAYICGEETALLDSLEGRRGQPRLKPPFPAVAGLYGGPTVINNVETIANIPYIVRGGADWFRSFGTEKSPGFKLFAVSGHVVNPGIYEAPLGITMRELLEHAGGMRDGGEVKFWLPGGSSVPMLTAEHLDLPMTYEDMAAAGTMLGTATPMVFDQTVSVVKAVTRWLEFYKHESCGKCTPCREGTYWITDLLERFEHGRGTEAELDTVAELCGQIAGRSFCALGDAAATPYPAAMKFFRDEFLAGTHTAADELFDPVAATVFAGAASR
- a CDS encoding NADH-quinone oxidoreductase subunit D, with translation MSTDHVTYSSAADTADAYSSAYDTTEGRVYTVSGQDWDTIEPAAEGEQERIVVNMGPQHPSTHGVLRLILEIEGETVTEARCGIGYLHTGIEKNLEFRSWTQGVTFVTRMDYLAPLFNETAYCLGVEKLLGITDEVPARATLIRVILMELNRISSHLVALATGGMELGALTAMIFGFRERETVLDIFELVTGLRMNHAFIRPGGLAQDLPEGAVEKIRDAVALLHKRFFDTSDLLVGNSIWLARTKDVGYLDLTGCMALGVTGPVLRATGLAHDLRKLTPYCGYETFDFEVPTETSCDAYGRFLIRLAELRQSLRIVEQALDRLEPGPVMVGDKKIAWPAQLALGGDGMGNSLEHIRQIMGTSMEALIHHFKLVTEGFRVPAGQVYSTVEAPRGELGVHLVSDGGTRPYRVHYRDPSFTNLQAVPAMCEGGLIADVIAAVASIDPVMGGVDR